In one Polaribacter sp. ALD11 genomic region, the following are encoded:
- the rplT gene encoding 50S ribosomal protein L20 gives MPRSVNSVASRKRRKKILKAAKGYFGRRKNVYTVAKNAVEKGMLYAYRDRKNNKRNFRSLWIVRINAAARLHGMSYSQFMGKVKANQIELNRKVLADLAVNNPDAFKAVVEKIK, from the coding sequence ATGCCAAGATCAGTAAATTCAGTAGCCTCAAGAAAAAGAAGAAAAAAAATCTTGAAGGCAGCAAAAGGTTACTTTGGACGTAGAAAAAACGTTTACACAGTAGCAAAAAATGCGGTTGAAAAAGGAATGCTTTATGCATACCGTGACCGTAAAAACAATAAGAGAAACTTTCGTTCTTTATGGATTGTGCGTATTAACGCTGCAGCTCGTTTACACGGAATGTCTTACTCTCAGTTTATGGGAAAAGTGAAAGCTAACCAAATCGAATTAAACCGTAAGGTTTTAGCTGATTTAGCTGTTAACAACCCAGACGCTTTTAAGGCAGTTGTAGAAAAAATTAAATAA
- the infC gene encoding translation initiation factor IF-3 — protein MKEDQHRINEKIKYVDEVRLVGDNVEVGVYKLDKAKELATEQELDLVEISPKAKPPVCKIIDYKKFLYEQKKREKSLKSKATKVTVKEIRFGPQTDEHDYEFKKKHALKFLQEGAKLKAFVFFKGRSIIFKEQGQILLLKLAQELEEYGKVEQLPKLEGKRMIMFIAPKKVK, from the coding sequence ATCAAAGAAGATCAACATAGGATTAATGAAAAAATAAAATATGTTGACGAAGTTCGTCTTGTGGGCGATAATGTAGAAGTAGGGGTATACAAATTAGACAAAGCTAAAGAGTTAGCCACTGAGCAGGAATTAGATTTGGTAGAGATTTCACCCAAAGCGAAACCACCTGTTTGTAAAATTATTGATTACAAGAAATTCTTGTATGAGCAAAAGAAGCGTGAAAAATCTTTAAAATCTAAGGCAACGAAAGTTACTGTTAAAGAAATACGTTTTGGGCCTCAGACAGATGAGCATGATTATGAATTTAAGAAGAAACATGCTCTTAAGTTTTTACAAGAAGGAGCTAAGTTAAAAGCATTTGTATTCTTTAAAGGGCGTTCTATTATTTTTAAAGAACAAGGACAAATTTTATTATTAAAGTTAGCCCAAGAACTAGAAGAATACGGTAAGGTAGAACAGCTACCAAAATTAGAGGGTAAACGTATGATTATGTTTATTGCTCCTAAAAAAGTGAAATAA
- the thrS gene encoding threonine--tRNA ligase, whose product MIKITLPDGTIKEFAINSTPMDVAKSISEGFARNVISANFNDVTVETTTPLTTDGSLILYTFNDDAGKKAFWHSSAHVLAEAILSFYPKAKLTIGPAIDNGFYYDVDLGEDVISDKDFPAIEKKFLEIARGKHEFSIRSVSKADALSLYKGENNEYKVELIENLTDGEITFCDHSDFTDLCRGGHVPNTGIIKAIKIMSVAGAYWRGDEKNNQLTRVYGISFPKQKLLTEYLELLEEAKKRDHRKLGKELELFTFSQKVGAGLPLWLPKGAALRGRLEDFLKKAQKKAGYEMVMTPHIGQKELYVTSGHYEKYGADSFQSIKTPKMDEEFLLKPMNCPHHCEVYNFKPYSYKDLPKRFAEFGTVYRYEQSGELHGLTRVRGFTQDDAHIFCTPEQLDQEFKDVIDLVLYVFSSLGFEDFTAQVSVRDKNTPDKYIGDTETWEIAENAIINAATDKGLDFVIEEGEAAFYGPKLDFMVKDALGRSWQLGTIQVDYNLPKRFDLTYKGADNQLHRPVMIHRAPFGSMERFIAVLLEHTGGNFPLWLTPDQVILLPISDKYQKYSEKVLESLENSEIRALVDNRSEKTGRKIRDAEVSKTPFMVIVGEKEEQDGTVSVRRHGEGDIGTFTIEEFISLIKTEESKTLKKF is encoded by the coding sequence ATGATTAAAATTACTTTACCTGACGGAACTATTAAGGAGTTTGCTATAAACAGTACTCCAATGGATGTTGCAAAAAGCATTAGTGAAGGATTTGCTAGAAACGTAATATCTGCAAATTTTAACGACGTAACTGTTGAAACCACCACTCCATTAACAACAGATGGTTCGTTAATTTTATATACGTTTAATGATGATGCCGGAAAGAAAGCATTCTGGCATTCTTCTGCACATGTTTTAGCGGAAGCTATTTTAAGTTTTTATCCGAAAGCAAAGTTAACGATTGGACCTGCTATTGATAATGGTTTCTATTATGATGTAGATTTAGGTGAAGACGTTATTTCTGACAAAGATTTTCCGGCTATTGAAAAGAAATTTTTAGAAATTGCTCGTGGAAAACATGAGTTTTCAATTAGATCTGTTTCTAAGGCTGATGCTTTATCTTTATATAAAGGGGAAAACAATGAATACAAGGTTGAGTTGATTGAAAACTTGACGGATGGAGAAATTACTTTTTGTGACCACAGTGACTTTACTGATTTATGTAGAGGAGGACACGTTCCTAACACAGGAATTATAAAAGCGATTAAAATAATGAGTGTTGCTGGTGCTTATTGGCGCGGTGATGAGAAGAATAATCAATTAACACGTGTTTACGGTATTAGTTTCCCGAAACAAAAGTTGCTAACTGAATATTTAGAGTTACTAGAAGAAGCAAAAAAACGTGATCATAGAAAACTTGGAAAAGAGTTAGAGTTATTTACTTTTTCTCAGAAAGTAGGTGCTGGTTTACCTTTATGGTTGCCAAAAGGTGCTGCTTTAAGAGGACGTTTAGAAGATTTCTTGAAGAAAGCTCAAAAAAAAGCGGGTTACGAAATGGTAATGACACCACATATTGGTCAGAAAGAATTATATGTTACTTCTGGACATTATGAAAAATATGGTGCAGACAGTTTTCAGTCGATAAAAACACCTAAGATGGATGAAGAGTTTTTATTGAAACCTATGAACTGCCCACATCACTGTGAAGTTTACAATTTTAAACCTTATTCTTACAAAGATTTACCAAAACGTTTTGCAGAATTTGGTACTGTTTATAGATATGAACAAAGTGGAGAACTGCACGGTTTAACACGTGTTAGAGGTTTTACACAAGATGATGCTCATATTTTCTGTACTCCAGAACAATTAGATCAGGAATTTAAAGACGTAATCGATTTAGTTTTATATGTTTTTAGTTCTTTAGGCTTTGAAGATTTTACGGCACAGGTTTCTGTTAGAGATAAAAACACCCCAGACAAGTATATAGGTGATACTGAGACTTGGGAAATTGCTGAAAATGCAATTATAAATGCTGCTACAGATAAAGGTTTAGATTTTGTGATTGAAGAAGGTGAAGCTGCCTTTTATGGACCGAAATTAGACTTCATGGTAAAAGACGCTTTAGGCAGAAGTTGGCAACTTGGAACGATACAAGTTGACTATAATTTACCTAAAAGATTCGATTTAACCTATAAAGGAGCAGATAATCAATTACACAGACCAGTAATGATTCATAGAGCACCATTTGGTTCTATGGAGCGCTTTATTGCGGTATTACTAGAACACACGGGAGGTAACTTCCCACTTTGGCTAACACCAGACCAAGTTATCTTGTTGCCAATCAGTGATAAATATCAAAAATATTCAGAAAAAGTTTTAGAATCGTTAGAAAATTCCGAAATTCGCGCCCTCGTAGACAACCGAAGTGAGAAAACTGGTCGTAAGATTAGAGATGCAGAAGTTAGTAAAACACCATTTATGGTTATTGTTGGTGAGAAAGAAGAACAAGATGGCACAGTTTCTGTAAGAAGACATGGTGAAGGAGATATTGGCACATTTACAATTGAAGAATTTATTTCTTTAATTAAAACCGAAGAAAGCAAAACATTGAAGAAATTTTAA
- the rpmI gene encoding 50S ribosomal protein L35 produces the protein MPKMKTKSSAKKRFKVTGTGKIKRKHAFKSHILTKKSKKRKLRLTHDGLVHKSDKSNIMQQLNLK, from the coding sequence ATGCCTAAAATGAAAACCAAATCTAGCGCCAAAAAACGATTTAAAGTTACTGGTACTGGAAAAATCAAAAGAAAGCACGCGTTTAAAAGTCACATCTTAACAAAGAAGTCTAAAAAACGTAAATTAAGGTTAACTCACGATGGTTTAGTACATAAATCGGACAAGTCTAACATTATGCAACAATTAAACTTGAAATAA